The following coding sequences lie in one Xylocopa sonorina isolate GNS202 chromosome 7, iyXylSono1_principal, whole genome shotgun sequence genomic window:
- the Rpl27a gene encoding ribosomal protein L27A produces the protein MSTHKKKTRKLRGHVSHGHGRIGKHRKHPGGRGNAGGLQHHRINFDKYHPGYFGKLGMRNFHVRRNTKWCPTLNLDKLWTLVSEQTRLKYKDSESKVPVIDLVKAGYYKLLGKGRLPKQPVIVKAKFFSKLAEDKIKAVGGVCVLSA, from the exons ATG TCCACGCATAAAAAGAAGACCAGAAAGCTACGTGGTCACGTGAGCCACGGTCATGGGCGCATAG GTAAACACAGGAAACATCCTGGAGGACGTGGTAATGCTGGTGGTCTGCAACACCATCGTATCAACTTTGACAAATACCATCCTGGTTACTTCGGAAAG CTTGGTATGCGAAATTTCCACGTAAGACGCAATACAAAATGGTGTCCTACCTTAAATTTGGATAAGTTATGGACGTTGGTCTCTGAACAAACCAGGCTTAAATACAAAGATTCAGAAAGCAAAGTCCCAGTAATCGATCTTGTTAAAGCG GGATATTACAAACTTCTAGGAAAAGGTCGATTACCCAAGCAACCAGTTATTGTTAAAGCAAAATTTTTCAGTAAACTGGCTGAAGACAAAATTAAGGCTGTTGGAGGAGTTTGTGTCCTCTCTGCTTAA
- the LOC143425722 gene encoding eukaryotic translation initiation factor 5B-like: MDFQNRPGGKTGGGGVASWSESNRDRRERLRQLALETIDLNKDPYFMKNHLGSYECKLCLTLHNNEGSYLAHTQGKKHQANLARRAAKEAKEAPQTLAPEKPRVEPKKFVKIGRPGYRVTKQRDPESGQQSLLFQVDYPEVADNVIPRHRFMSAYEQRVEPPDRKWQYLLFAAEPYETIAFKVPSREVEKAEGKFWTHWNKDTKQFFLQFAFKNEKPSVGKVPPPPVPLIRPGLGPPMVPVPPPPRPPMFNPVPPPPALLATGMQIPPPPPHIAIKMQESQPKKGKKGRRKRNDSDDDIEKVLAELELEYSGQKKETKDEPVEQKPEDEDKKKKGKKDKKKEKGDIINIKEELKTTALLEANDIDDDMEFSTVKTAAQKKKEKKEREKQKKLAQKKAETAKKEENEEGKPVAISEKQAKKEPEIKTTEMKEINEADTSVAVDGEEGKKRKKKPGKEDAKEKGKGPGKKTIAAMQEALKKLKEEEERLKKEEEERIRQEELREQARLEQLRLEQERKERKKLKEKQRKERLKAEGKLLTTKQKQDRARAQAMINALKAQGLDLPGVGEKKPTRPGTRVRSNKVKQQTSIDEKDDEKLEESVSEADGVEVEIVDEQPKELEEKKDDVKDSWDAESSDDEQDEDKSDDVPKTPEKIKQTIISLEKEKQSQIEDNRKESSESESESESGSESETDESEEDSGLEDKVPDAAKKKERARERIQLRRIEAEKKKSLDNLRAAVVCVLGHVDTGKTKILDKLRRTNVQDGEAGGITQQIGATNVPIDAIKESTRHVKGYADKIFKIPGLLIIDTPGHESFSNLRNRGSSLCDIAILVVDIMHGLEPQTIESINLLKTKKCPFIVALNKIDRLYDWQTMNRKDIQDIVKSQAVNTQREFEKRSKDVIVQFAEQGLNAALFYENPDPRSYVSLVPTSAITGEGMGNLLSLIVDACQGPLAKRLMYSEELQATVLEVKALPGLGTTIDCILVNGLLREGDLMIVAGTDGPIVTQIRSLLMPQPLKELRVKNAYIEHREVKAAQGVKIAAKDLEKAIAGLNLQVAQKPDEVDVLKEEIAKELTSALGNIRLAERGVYVQASTLGALEALLDFLKSSKIPYAGIRIGPVVKKDVMKASIMLEHDSQYATILAFDVKIERDAQELADSLGVKIFQADIIYHLFDKFTAYREELKQRKRDEHKHIAVFPCKLRVLPQYIFNSRDPIVMGVMVEAGIVKEGTPVCVPSKDFVELGVVTSIEYNHKPVESARKGQEVCVKIEPVPGEAPKMFGRHFDEKDFVVSKISRQSINACKEYFRDDLVKTDWQLMVELKKLFQIL; encoded by the exons ATGGATTTCCAAAATCGTCCAGGAGGCAAGACCGGTGGCGGAGGCGTTGCCTCTTGGTCAGAAAGTAATCGAGACAGAAGAGAACGTTTACGACAACTTGCGTTGGAAACTATTGACTTGAACAAGGATCCCTATTTTATGAAAAACCATTTAGGCTCTTATGAATGTAAATTATGCTTGACTCTTCATAATAATGAAGGCAGTTACTTGGCCCATACACAGGGTAAAAAGCATCAAGCTAACTTAGCTAGAAGAGCTGCTAAGGAAGCGAAGGAAGCACCTCAAACGCTTGCACCTGAGAAGCCCAGAGTAGAACCGAAAAAGTTTGTCAAAATTGGAAGACCGGGCTACAGAGTGACCAAGCAACGAGATCCAGAGTCTGGCCAGCAAAGTTTATTATTTCAAGTTGATTATCCAGAAGTTGCAGATAATGTTATTCCAAGGCATAGATTTATGTCTGCTTATGAACAACGAGTCGAACCACCAGATCGTAAATGGCAGTATTTATTGTTTGCTGCAGAGCCCTATGAAACTATAGCCTTTAAG GTTCCCAGTAGAGAAGTTGAAAAGGCAGAAGGAAAATTTTGGACTCATTGGAATAAAGATACAAAGCAGTTCTTCTTACAGTTTGCATTCAAAAATGAAAAACCTTCAGTTGGCAAAGTACCACCACCTCCGGTTCCTTTGATACGACCAGGTTTAGGACCACCCATGGTACCGGTTCCACCACCACCAAGACCACCTATGTTTAATCCAGTACCACCACCACCAGCACTTTTGGCCACAGGCATGCAAATACCTCCGCCACCTCCACATATAgca ATCAAGATGCAGGAATCTCAACCGAAGAAAGGCAAAAAAG GCAGAAGAAAGCGAAACGATAGCGATGATGATATCGAGAAAGTTTTGGCTGAATTGGAGTTGGAATATTCTGGACAAAAGAAAGAAACTAAAGATGAGCCAGTTGAACAGAAGCCTGAGGATGAGGATAAGAAAAAGAAAGGGAAGAAAgataagaaaaaagagaaaggtgATATTATCAATATTAAAGAAGAGTTGAAGACTACTGCGCTCCTTGAAGCAAATGATATCGATGACGACATGGAGTTTAGTACTGTAAAAACTGCCGCgcagaagaaaaaagagaagaaagaaaggGAAAAGCAAAAGAAGCTTGCCCAGAAAAAAGCA GAAACAGCTAAAAAGGAAGAAAACGAGGAGGGTAAACCTGTTGCTATATCAGAAAAGCAAGCTAAGAAAGAACCAGAAATAAAAACAACAGAAATGAAAGAAATCAATGAAGCAGATACTTCTGTGGCTGTTGATGGCGAAGAagggaaaaagagaaagaagaaacctGGAAAGGAAGATGCAAAAGAAAAAG GCAAAGGTCCTGGAAAGAAGACTATTGCTGCAATGCAAGAGGCCTTAAAGAAACtgaaagaagaagaggaaagattgaaaaaggaggaagaagaGAGGATACGTCAAGAAGAATTGCGTGAACAAGCTCGATTGGAGCAACTGAGGCTTGAACAAGAAcgcaaggaaagaaagaaacttAAGGAAAAACAGAGGAAAGAAAGATTGAAAGCGGAAGGAAAGCTTCTGACTACCAAACAGAAGCAGGATAGAGCAAGAGCACAAGCTATGATCAATGCGCTTAAAGCTCAGGGTCTAGATTTACCAGGTGTGGGAGAGAAAAAGCCTACCAGACCGG GTACTCGTGTAAGATCGAACAAAGTAAAACAGCAAACGAGCATCGATGAAAAGGATGATGAAAAACTAGAAGAAAGTGTGTCAGAGGCAGATGGTGTTGAAGTAGAAATTGTAGATGAACAACCAAAGGAGTTGGAAGAGAAGAAAGATGATGTAAAAGATTCATGGGATGCTGAATCTAGCGATGACGAACAAGATGAAG ATAAATCAGATGATGTGCCAAAAACTCCTGAGAAGATTAAACAAACAATTATATCGCTTGAAAAAGAAAAGCAATCACAAATAGAAGACAATAGGAAGGAATCATCGGAAAGCGAATCGGAGAGCGAGAGTGGTAGCGAATCGGAGACAGATGAAAGCGAAGAGGATAGTGGATTAGAAGATAAAGTGCCAGATGCGGCGAAAAAGAAGGAACGGGCCAGGGAACGAATACAACTTCGAAGGATAGAAGCTGAAAAGAAAAAATCATTAGATAATCTTAGAGCTGCCGTGGTGTGCGTTTTGGGTCATGTCGATACTGGAAAAACGAAAATTCTGGATAAATTAAGAAGAACGAATGTACAAGATGGTGAAGCTGGTGGTATAACTCAACAAATTGGTGCAACAAATGTACCAATTGATGCCATTAAAGAATCGACAAGACATGTGAAAGGA tatgcagataaaatattcaaaatACCTGGACTTTTGATAATAGACACCCCCGGACACGAATCTTTTAGTAACTTAAGAAACCGAGGATCTTCTCTATGTGATATAGCGATATTAGTAGTAGACATTATGCATGGTTTGGAACCGCAAACTATCGAAAGTATTAATTTACTAAAGACGAAGAAATGTCCTTTCATCGTAGCTTTAAATAAAATCGACAG ATTATACGATTGGCAAACTATGAATCGAAAGGATATTCAAGACATTGTGAAGAGTCAAGCTGTTAATACACAACGAGAATTTGAAAAACGTTCAAAAGATGTTATCGTGCAATTTGCCGAGCAAGGCTTAAATGCTGCGTTATTTTACGAAAATCCAGATCCTAGAAGTTACGTTTCCCTTGTACCCACCAGTGCTATTACAG GCGAAGGTATGGGTAATTTGTTATCGTTAATAGTGGATGCTTGCCAAGGTCCCCTGGCTAAGAGACTCATGTACAGCGAAGAGCTTCAAGCGACTGTTTTGGAAGTAAAAGCATTGCCAGGCCTTGGAACTACAATAGATTGTATTCTAGTCAATGGATTGTTAAGAGAAGGCGATTTAATGATAGTAGCAGGTACCGACGGTCCTATAGTGACTCAGATACGTTCGCTTCTTATGCCACAACCGTTGAAGGAATTGAGAGTTAAA AACGCGTATATTGAACACCGCGAGGTGAAAGCCGCGCAGGGTGTTAAAATTGCTGCAAAAGATTTAGAGAAAGCAATCGCAG GATTAAACCTCCAAGTGGCTCAGAAACCCGATGAAGTGGATGTACTGAAAGAGGAAATCGCGAAAGAGTTAACCAGTGCGCTCGGAAATATTCGGCTCGCCGAACGTGGAGTTTACGTGCAAGCCTCAACTTTGGGTGCTCTCGAGGCTCTGTTGGACTTCCTTAAAAGCAGCAAGATACCG TACGCTGGAATCCGTATCGGTCCGGTTGTTAAGAAGGATGTAATGAAGGCCTCGATCATGTTGGAACACGACAGCCA ATACGCGACGATCCTCGCGTTTGACGTAAAGATCGAAAGAGACGCCCAAGAATTGGCCGACTCGCTCGGGGTGAAGATCTTCCAGGCGGACATCATCTACCATCTCTTCGATAAGTTCACCGCGTACAGAGAAGAGCTGAAGCAACGTAAACGCGACGAGCACAAACATATCGCTGTATTCCCGTGCAAGCTTCGCGTTCTACCGCAG TACATCTTCAACTCTCGGGATCCTATCGTAATGGGCGTGATGGTCGAGGCTGGGATCGTGAAGGAAGGAACACCGGTTTGCGTGCCCAGCAAAGAC